A genomic stretch from Mycobacterium paraterrae includes:
- a CDS encoding WXG100 family type VII secretion target, translated as MPTRFMTDPHEMRAMAGRFDVHAQTVEDEARKMWASSQNIAGAGWSGTAQATSYDTMGQMNTAFRNIVNMLHGVRDGLIRDANNYETQEQSSQQILSS; from the coding sequence ATGCCTACGCGTTTTATGACTGATCCGCACGAGATGCGGGCGATGGCTGGCCGTTTCGACGTGCACGCCCAGACCGTGGAGGACGAGGCCCGCAAGATGTGGGCGTCGAGCCAGAACATCGCCGGGGCCGGCTGGTCCGGTACTGCTCAGGCCACTAGCTACGACACGATGGGTCAGATGAACACGGCGTTTCGCAACATCGTGAACATGCTGCACGGTGTCCGGGACGGATTGATCCGCGACGCGAACAACTACGAGACCCAAGAGCAGTCCAGCCAGCAGATCCTGTCCAGCTAG
- a CDS encoding WXG100 family type VII secretion target, translated as MSISYQFGDVDAHGALIRAQAASLEAEHQSIVRDVLAAGDFWGGSGSVACQEFITQLGRNFQVIYEQANSHGQKVQTAGNNMSSTDSAVGSSWA; from the coding sequence ATGTCGATCAGCTACCAGTTCGGTGACGTGGATGCCCACGGCGCCCTGATCCGCGCCCAGGCCGCTTCCTTGGAGGCCGAGCACCAGAGCATCGTTCGCGATGTGCTGGCCGCCGGCGACTTCTGGGGTGGCTCGGGTTCGGTGGCTTGCCAGGAGTTCATCACCCAGTTGGGCCGCAACTTCCAGGTCATCTACGAACAGGCCAACTCCCACGGCCAGAAGGTGCAGACGGCAGGCAACAACATGTCGTCGACCGACTCCGCTGTTGGCTCCAGCTGGGCCTGA
- a CDS encoding Rv2578c family radical SAM protein encodes MRWDSQQVRVDDGALPGLERIGLVRSVRTPQFEGITFHEVLCKSALNKVPRASALPFQYTVNGYRGCSHACRYCFARPTHEYLEFNCGNDFDTQVVVKTNIVDVLRRELSRPSWRRDTVALGTNTDPYQRAEGRYALMPGIINALTESGTPLSILTKGTLLRRDLPLIAEASAHVPVSVSVSLAVGDPELHKQVEPGTPSPQARLALIAAIREAGLDCHVMVAPVLPYLTDSVEHLDSLLGQIAAAGANGVTVFGLHLRGSTRGWFMSWLGQIHPQLVGKYRELYRRGAYLPASYRNELRARAAPLIASHGLRGTSRRSEPVTAREATDTAAPTLF; translated from the coding sequence ATGCGTTGGGACTCCCAACAGGTCCGCGTCGACGATGGCGCGCTGCCCGGTCTGGAGCGGATCGGGTTGGTACGCAGTGTCCGCACGCCACAATTCGAAGGAATCACTTTTCATGAGGTGCTGTGCAAATCGGCGCTGAACAAAGTTCCGCGCGCGTCCGCGCTGCCATTCCAATACACCGTCAACGGCTATCGTGGTTGCTCGCACGCCTGTCGCTACTGCTTCGCCCGGCCCACCCACGAATACCTGGAATTCAACTGCGGCAATGACTTCGACACCCAAGTCGTCGTCAAGACCAACATCGTCGATGTCTTGCGCCGAGAGCTGAGCCGGCCGTCGTGGAGGCGGGACACCGTGGCGCTCGGCACCAATACCGATCCGTACCAACGTGCTGAGGGACGTTACGCGTTGATGCCGGGCATCATCAACGCGCTGACCGAATCGGGCACCCCGTTATCGATTCTGACCAAGGGGACGCTGCTGCGCCGCGATCTCCCGCTGATTGCCGAGGCTTCCGCGCACGTTCCGGTCAGTGTCTCGGTGTCTCTCGCGGTCGGGGACCCAGAGTTGCACAAGCAGGTGGAGCCTGGGACACCGAGTCCCCAGGCCCGGCTTGCACTCATCGCCGCGATTCGCGAGGCCGGCTTGGACTGTCATGTGATGGTCGCACCCGTGCTGCCATACCTGACCGACTCGGTCGAACATCTCGACAGCCTGCTCGGACAGATCGCGGCGGCCGGCGCCAACGGTGTAACAGTGTTCGGTTTGCATTTGCGCGGATCCACCCGCGGCTGGTTCATGTCGTGGCTGGGGCAGATTCACCCGCAACTGGTCGGCAAATACCGCGAATTGTACCGGCGCGGAGCCTATTTGCCGGCGTCATACCGTAACGAGCTGCGGGCGCGGGCGGCGCCGCTGATCGCCTCGCACGGGCTGCGCGGAACGTCGCGGCGTTCGGAGCCCGTGACTGCACGGGAAGCCACCGACACAGCCGCCCCGACGCTGTTCTGA
- the ypfJ gene encoding KPN_02809 family neutral zinc metallopeptidase, with amino-acid sequence MTFNEGMQIDTSTTDSSGGGGGRGIAIGGGLGGLLFLVVALLLGVDPGKVVNQLPSTSAGQDVAPGFDLSKCKTGADANEYVQCRVVATGNSVDAVWKQLMRGYTRPRVRLFTGQVDTGCGAATTEVGPFYCPVDQTAYFDTGFFDVLRTQFGSSGGPLAQEYVVAHEFGHHVQDLQGSLGRAQQGAQGANGNGVRTELQADCYAGVWAHYASTTKQESTGVPFLEPLSDKDIADALSAASSVGDDRIQKAATGRVNPESWTHGSSEQRQHWFTVGYQTGDPNQCDTYHAADLN; translated from the coding sequence ATGACCTTCAACGAGGGTATGCAGATCGACACCAGCACGACGGATTCGTCTGGCGGCGGCGGAGGGCGAGGAATCGCGATCGGCGGCGGCCTCGGCGGGTTGTTGTTCCTTGTGGTCGCGTTGTTGCTCGGCGTCGACCCCGGCAAGGTCGTCAACCAGTTGCCCTCGACCAGTGCCGGCCAAGACGTCGCACCCGGCTTCGATTTGAGCAAGTGCAAGACCGGTGCCGACGCGAACGAATACGTGCAGTGCCGGGTGGTCGCCACCGGGAACTCCGTTGATGCGGTGTGGAAGCAGCTGATGCGCGGCTATACCCGCCCCAGGGTGCGGTTGTTCACCGGCCAGGTGGACACCGGCTGCGGGGCGGCCACCACCGAGGTTGGCCCGTTCTACTGCCCCGTTGATCAGACTGCGTATTTCGATACCGGCTTCTTCGATGTGCTGCGAACCCAATTCGGTTCGAGCGGCGGCCCGTTGGCGCAGGAATATGTGGTAGCGCACGAGTTCGGGCACCACGTCCAAGATCTGCAAGGCTCGCTCGGCCGGGCGCAGCAGGGCGCGCAAGGCGCCAACGGTAACGGCGTCCGCACCGAGTTGCAGGCTGACTGCTACGCGGGCGTGTGGGCGCACTATGCGTCGACGACCAAGCAGGAAAGCACCGGGGTTCCGTTCCTGGAACCGTTGAGTGACAAAGACATTGCCGACGCGCTTTCTGCGGCGTCATCGGTGGGCGACGACCGGATCCAGAAGGCCGCGACAGGTAGGGTCAACCCGGAATCGTGGACCCATGGATCCTCGGAGCAGCGTCAGCACTGGTTCACCGTCGGCTACCAGACCGGTGACCCCAATCAGTGCGACACTTACCACGCGGCTGACCTGAATTGA
- a CDS encoding carboxylesterase/lipase family protein gives MPAVVEVPVVAHTALGALRGIAEDGIAVWRGVPYAQQPVGDRRFAAPKPLPAWPGVRDALEHAPLPPQSRSMAAGDRNDPKIRDEACLTVTVWSPDVSASLPVMVWIPGGAFVNGAGQLQLYDGSRLAANGDVVVVNVTYRVGVFGGFDLGALGAGFDDNLSLRDQIAALTWVRENVAAFGGDPDRVTIFGESAGATSVLALLASPAADGLFARAIAQSPALPLIADREIRAEQTHRFLAHLEVTAAELKGLPQRELRRAAGQLQLASVASSPTLAHGLTYGVELLPRHPIEAAQRGAIARMPLIIGTNRREAALFVRDNPPMLPTTPDSVDRLLCRLSPDATSQIGAAYPRYPNRRALEAFGADAMFVAPTWAFADAYSALAPTHMYRFDHAPATLRLTGLGAVHGSEIVHILHTYDSHLGRRLHPLGRWWTPRVGRRLQRGWLEFATAAAGCDPPWTNEWPRYDIQRRATRIIRSRYDEVINDPDGRRRNWWFRVSE, from the coding sequence GTGCCCGCGGTTGTCGAAGTTCCCGTCGTCGCCCACACGGCGCTCGGTGCTCTGCGCGGGATTGCCGAGGACGGGATTGCGGTGTGGCGTGGAGTGCCCTACGCGCAACAGCCGGTCGGTGACCGTCGATTCGCCGCACCCAAGCCGTTGCCAGCTTGGCCCGGTGTACGAGACGCGCTCGAGCATGCTCCGCTGCCACCCCAGAGCCGATCGATGGCAGCGGGGGACCGCAACGACCCGAAGATCCGCGACGAAGCCTGCCTGACGGTCACAGTGTGGTCACCCGATGTGAGTGCCTCGCTGCCGGTAATGGTCTGGATCCCCGGTGGGGCATTTGTCAACGGGGCCGGGCAGCTTCAGCTCTACGACGGGTCGCGGCTGGCCGCCAACGGTGATGTCGTCGTTGTCAATGTCACCTACCGCGTCGGTGTTTTCGGCGGTTTTGATCTTGGGGCGCTCGGCGCCGGATTCGACGACAACCTCAGCCTGCGTGATCAGATTGCCGCGTTGACATGGGTACGCGAGAACGTCGCAGCGTTCGGCGGCGATCCTGATCGAGTGACGATTTTCGGTGAATCAGCCGGTGCCACATCGGTATTGGCGCTATTGGCCAGCCCGGCCGCCGACGGCCTGTTTGCGCGAGCGATCGCGCAGAGTCCCGCGCTGCCGCTGATCGCCGACCGCGAAATTCGCGCGGAGCAGACGCATCGATTCCTTGCTCATCTCGAGGTGACGGCCGCGGAGTTGAAGGGCCTGCCTCAACGCGAATTGCGCCGCGCCGCAGGGCAATTACAACTCGCAAGTGTTGCGTCGTCGCCGACACTAGCGCATGGATTGACCTACGGCGTTGAGTTGCTGCCTCGGCATCCGATCGAGGCGGCGCAACGAGGCGCGATCGCCCGGATGCCGCTCATTATCGGTACCAATCGGCGTGAGGCCGCACTGTTTGTCCGCGACAACCCGCCGATGCTTCCCACCACACCGGACAGCGTGGACCGTCTGCTGTGCCGGCTTTCACCGGATGCCACATCGCAGATCGGTGCCGCCTACCCGCGCTATCCGAACCGTCGCGCCCTAGAAGCCTTCGGTGCCGACGCCATGTTCGTGGCCCCGACATGGGCGTTCGCCGATGCCTATAGCGCACTGGCGCCCACGCATATGTACCGTTTCGACCACGCACCTGCGACGCTGCGGCTGACCGGCTTGGGCGCAGTGCACGGCAGCGAGATCGTGCACATCCTGCATACCTACGATTCGCACCTGGGTCGACGTCTGCACCCGCTGGGTAGATGGTGGACGCCCCGGGTCGGGCGCCGGCTACAGCGCGGGTGGTTGGAGTTCGCGACAGCGGCCGCCGGGTGCGACCCTCCGTGGACGAATGAGTGGCCACGTTACGACATTCAGCGACGCGCAACTCGCATCATTCGGTCTCGTTACGACGAAGTTATTAACGATCCGGACGGTCGGCGCCGAAATTGGTGGTTCCGAGTCTCGGAATGA
- a CDS encoding 3-oxoacyl-ACP synthase III family protein — MFLSKPSVVIPETAVDNATVLTRVRESFRGPDSDWEPVCQGVQYVLARCNTQVRYIDPDPTLSPGEFASRAATACLFENGVEASEVDLLVYGGIARENFEPATAAEVAGRLGATPLHAFDVTCACAGLVEAIHVVAGYFALHPELKTALVCAGELWRDHVTYDLQTLDDVATYAAGLTLGNAAAAFLVTRESLAAGGARLLGFRHKTLAEHYGLCSAPVDGPFFSRSKELFALAVHVPGEVARLLTDAGWAAQDVDHYVFHQPSQAILERVFDGIGARPEACVHTHSLYGNSASTSWAVALNHRLKHGTVNNGDKLVIASAASGFTVVCASAVWES, encoded by the coding sequence ATGTTCTTATCGAAGCCTTCCGTCGTCATTCCCGAGACCGCAGTCGACAACGCGACGGTGCTGACGCGGGTACGGGAGTCGTTTCGCGGCCCGGATTCCGACTGGGAGCCGGTCTGTCAAGGCGTGCAATACGTGTTGGCCCGATGTAACACCCAAGTCCGATACATCGACCCGGACCCGACGCTCTCGCCTGGCGAGTTCGCGTCCCGCGCGGCGACGGCGTGCCTCTTCGAGAACGGCGTCGAGGCGTCCGAGGTCGATCTTTTGGTTTACGGGGGAATTGCTCGCGAGAACTTCGAACCGGCGACCGCGGCCGAGGTGGCGGGCCGGCTGGGTGCGACGCCGCTGCACGCCTTCGACGTGACATGTGCCTGCGCTGGGCTGGTCGAGGCGATTCACGTCGTCGCCGGCTATTTTGCCCTGCATCCCGAGCTCAAGACCGCGCTGGTCTGCGCGGGTGAATTATGGCGCGACCACGTTACATACGACTTGCAGACGCTCGACGACGTAGCCACTTACGCCGCTGGCCTCACCCTGGGCAACGCCGCCGCGGCGTTCTTGGTGACGCGCGAGTCGCTGGCGGCCGGAGGAGCGCGACTCCTGGGCTTCCGGCACAAGACGTTGGCAGAGCATTACGGCCTGTGTTCCGCGCCGGTCGACGGACCGTTCTTCTCGCGCTCGAAAGAACTTTTCGCACTTGCGGTTCACGTGCCCGGTGAGGTCGCGCGACTCCTCACCGACGCGGGGTGGGCGGCCCAAGACGTCGACCACTATGTCTTCCATCAGCCGAGCCAAGCAATCCTCGAGCGTGTCTTCGACGGAATCGGCGCCCGCCCCGAAGCGTGCGTTCACACTCACTCCCTCTACGGCAACAGCGCCAGCACATCATGGGCGGTGGCCCTCAACCACCGACTCAAGCACGGCACGGTCAACAACGGCGACAAGCTTGTGATCGCCAGCGCCGCATCCGGTTTCACCGTCGTATGCGCGTCCGCGGTGTGGGAGAGCTAA
- a CDS encoding sulfotransferase family protein — protein sequence MGRYLRVYRVLGQTFGLWFRPFGAFTLLQLRQLVSAITLGLDHLCYPRHRNQAIDRPIFIIGNPRSGTTFLHRLLLGAGDMAAFELWEMLFPAITARKLLGGIVPRLDKLSPARYHPSDVHETSLRGIETDDVAWFFRTMDGPFAWAYFLAWQDKWGSELSRREFGIDGVTPHEEERFFDYYDACWRRNLTLKGAGRVLAKTSMLTMRLDAVLRRYPDCKLVYVIRDPVEVIPSGMSLLASVLENGYDVWNRTKEADQRRWVENLYQASCDMLRHFHEAHAAGKIPERNLCIVRYEDLIHDLESTMDRILDFVEIKPSEEFLDEVREQAARQRSYSSKHGHSPSQFGLTPERIRADLGFVYPAFGLSDRAG from the coding sequence GTGGGTCGTTATCTGCGGGTCTACCGCGTGCTCGGCCAAACGTTCGGTTTGTGGTTTCGGCCGTTTGGCGCCTTCACGCTGCTACAACTGCGCCAGCTTGTTTCGGCGATCACGTTAGGTCTGGACCACCTGTGCTATCCGCGTCACCGCAATCAGGCGATCGACCGGCCGATCTTCATCATCGGAAACCCCCGCAGTGGGACCACATTCCTGCATCGACTGCTGCTCGGTGCGGGTGACATGGCGGCTTTCGAATTATGGGAAATGCTGTTTCCCGCGATCACCGCGCGCAAGCTCCTGGGCGGTATCGTGCCACGCCTGGACAAGTTGTCACCGGCTCGCTATCACCCTTCTGACGTGCACGAGACCAGCCTGCGTGGCATCGAGACCGACGATGTGGCCTGGTTCTTCCGCACCATGGACGGCCCCTTCGCGTGGGCGTATTTCCTTGCGTGGCAGGACAAGTGGGGGAGCGAATTGTCGCGGCGGGAGTTCGGGATTGACGGCGTCACGCCCCACGAGGAAGAGCGTTTCTTCGACTACTATGACGCCTGCTGGCGGCGGAACCTGACGCTCAAGGGCGCCGGCCGCGTGCTGGCCAAAACCAGCATGCTGACCATGCGCCTCGACGCGGTGCTGCGGCGTTACCCCGACTGCAAACTCGTCTACGTCATTCGCGATCCGGTCGAGGTGATCCCGTCGGGAATGTCGTTGCTTGCCAGCGTGCTCGAGAATGGCTACGACGTGTGGAATCGCACCAAGGAAGCCGACCAGCGCAGGTGGGTGGAGAACCTGTATCAGGCTTCGTGTGACATGCTGCGTCATTTTCACGAAGCCCACGCTGCCGGAAAGATCCCCGAGCGCAACTTGTGCATCGTCCGGTACGAGGACCTGATTCACGACCTCGAATCGACGATGGATCGAATCCTCGATTTCGTCGAGATCAAGCCCTCCGAGGAATTCCTGGACGAGGTACGCGAACAGGCCGCGCGGCAGCGAAGCTACAGCAGCAAGCACGGGCATTCGCCCTCGCAGTTCGGCCTGACCCCAGAGCGCATCCGGGCAGACCTCGGATTCGTCTACCCAGCCTTTGGCCTGTCAGACCGAGCCGGCTGA
- a CDS encoding oxidoreductase: MGRVALIGPGAVGTTVAAYLSAAGHRVLVCGRTPRAQIELRPDGADPIIVPGPVRTNPAEITAPVEVVLLAVKATQNAHAARWLARLCDEHTVVVVFQNGVEQVEQVQPLCASSAVVPGIVWFSAETQPAGWVRLRTEARLSLPTGPAATTFAETWRAAGGVADCDPDFVTAAWRKLLVNAVAGLMVLTGRRSGMFRRDDVAELAQRYAAECLKVARAEGAQLADDVVAGTVEMFRQAPADMGTSMLADREAGRPQEWDIRNGVIIRKARAHGIATPISDVLVPLLAASSDGPG, from the coding sequence ATGGGTCGGGTCGCGCTTATCGGTCCGGGGGCCGTTGGCACGACGGTCGCCGCGTACTTGTCCGCCGCTGGTCACCGTGTTCTTGTCTGCGGGCGAACCCCGCGTGCCCAGATCGAGCTGCGGCCGGACGGCGCCGACCCGATCATCGTGCCCGGACCGGTACGTACCAATCCCGCGGAGATCACTGCTCCGGTCGAGGTGGTACTGCTCGCGGTCAAAGCGACGCAGAACGCACACGCGGCTCGCTGGCTGGCGCGGCTGTGCGATGAGCACACGGTCGTAGTTGTCTTCCAAAACGGTGTCGAACAGGTCGAGCAGGTGCAACCGCTGTGTGCGTCGTCAGCGGTTGTTCCCGGCATCGTGTGGTTTTCGGCTGAGACTCAGCCGGCCGGCTGGGTGCGGCTGCGTACCGAGGCGCGGCTGTCGCTACCGACCGGGCCGGCCGCAACTACGTTCGCCGAAACGTGGCGCGCGGCCGGCGGCGTCGCCGACTGCGATCCGGACTTCGTCACCGCAGCGTGGCGCAAGCTGCTGGTGAACGCGGTCGCCGGCCTGATGGTGCTGACCGGCCGGCGGTCTGGGATGTTCCGGCGTGACGACGTCGCGGAGTTGGCGCAGCGCTATGCGGCGGAATGCCTCAAGGTGGCTCGCGCCGAGGGGGCGCAGTTGGCCGACGACGTCGTCGCCGGCACCGTGGAGATGTTCCGGCAGGCGCCGGCGGACATGGGCACTTCGATGCTGGCCGACCGCGAGGCCGGCCGCCCGCAGGAGTGGGACATCCGCAACGGGGTGATCATCCGCAAGGCCCGCGCGCACGGAATCGCGACGCCGATCAGCGACGTGCTGGTGCCACTGCTGGCTGCCAGCAGCGACGGCCCTGGCTAG
- the aspS gene encoding aspartate--tRNA ligase, whose amino-acid sequence MLRSHAAGSLRVTDAGQQVTLAGWVARRRDHGGVIFIDLRDATGVSQVVFRAEDVLAQAHRLRAEFCIAVEGVVEIRPEGNANAEIATGEIEVNATSLTVLGECAPLPFQLDEPAGEEVRLRYRYLDLRREGPGNAIRLRSKVNAAARGVLAGQDFVEIETPTMTRSTPEGARDFLVPARLQPGSFYALPQSPQLFKQLLMVAGMERYYQIARCYRDEDFRADRQPEFTQLDLEMSFVEADDVIATAERVLKAVWALIGYDLPLPIPRISYAEAMRRFGTDRPDLRFGVELVECTEFFSETTFRVFQAPYVGAVVMSGGASQPRRTLDGWQEFAKQRGHKGLAYVLVGDDGTLGGPVAKNLSDAERDGLAAHVGAEPGDCIFFSAGAVKPSRALLGAARDEIAKRLNLIDPDAWAFTWVVDFPLFEPADEATAAGDVALGSGAWTAVHHAFTSPKPESEATFDSDPGNALADAYDIVCNGNEIGGGSIRIHRRDVQERVFAMMGIGAAEAQEKFGFLLDAFTFGAPPHGGIAFGWDRIVQLLSKADSIREVIAFPKSGGGVDPLTDAPAPITAQQRKESGIDVKPEAASAK is encoded by the coding sequence GTGCTGCGCAGTCACGCCGCCGGTTCATTGCGGGTCACCGACGCCGGTCAACAGGTGACTTTGGCGGGATGGGTCGCGCGTCGGCGCGACCACGGCGGAGTGATCTTCATCGACCTACGCGACGCGACAGGCGTGTCCCAGGTGGTCTTCCGTGCCGAGGACGTGCTGGCTCAGGCGCATCGACTGCGTGCGGAGTTCTGTATCGCCGTCGAGGGTGTCGTCGAGATCCGACCGGAAGGCAACGCCAACGCCGAAATCGCGACCGGTGAGATCGAAGTCAACGCAACATCGCTCACGGTTTTGGGGGAGTGCGCTCCGCTGCCCTTCCAGCTCGACGAGCCCGCGGGTGAGGAAGTCCGGCTGCGTTACCGCTACCTAGACCTGCGGCGCGAGGGTCCGGGCAACGCAATTCGGTTGCGCTCCAAGGTGAATGCGGCCGCGCGCGGCGTGCTGGCCGGCCAGGACTTCGTCGAGATCGAGACCCCGACGATGACCCGCTCGACACCGGAAGGCGCACGCGACTTCCTCGTGCCGGCAAGGCTGCAACCCGGTTCCTTCTACGCGCTGCCGCAGAGCCCCCAGCTGTTCAAGCAGCTGCTGATGGTGGCCGGCATGGAGCGGTACTACCAGATCGCGCGTTGCTACCGCGACGAGGATTTCCGCGCCGACCGCCAGCCCGAGTTCACCCAGCTCGATCTGGAGATGAGCTTTGTCGAAGCCGACGACGTCATCGCGACCGCCGAGCGGGTGCTCAAGGCCGTGTGGGCGTTGATCGGATATGACCTTCCGCTGCCGATACCGCGGATCAGCTACGCCGAGGCGATGAGGCGGTTCGGGACCGACCGGCCCGACCTACGGTTCGGTGTCGAACTCGTCGAATGCACAGAGTTCTTCTCCGAGACGACCTTTCGAGTGTTCCAGGCGCCGTATGTCGGCGCAGTGGTGATGTCCGGTGGGGCTTCGCAGCCGCGCCGCACCCTGGACGGGTGGCAGGAGTTCGCGAAGCAGCGCGGTCACAAAGGGCTGGCCTACGTGCTGGTCGGTGACGACGGCACACTGGGCGGTCCGGTGGCCAAGAACCTGTCCGACGCCGAACGCGACGGCCTGGCCGCCCACGTCGGCGCCGAACCGGGTGACTGCATCTTTTTCTCGGCCGGCGCGGTGAAGCCGTCCCGGGCGCTGCTGGGAGCGGCTCGTGACGAGATTGCGAAGCGGCTGAACCTGATCGACCCGGATGCCTGGGCGTTCACCTGGGTGGTCGACTTTCCGCTGTTCGAGCCTGCCGACGAGGCCACCGCCGCCGGCGATGTCGCGCTGGGCAGCGGTGCCTGGACAGCCGTGCACCACGCCTTCACCTCGCCCAAGCCCGAGTCCGAGGCCACCTTCGACAGCGATCCGGGCAATGCGCTCGCGGACGCCTACGACATCGTCTGCAATGGCAACGAGATCGGCGGTGGCTCCATTCGTATCCATCGCCGCGACGTCCAGGAGCGCGTCTTCGCGATGATGGGCATCGGTGCCGCCGAGGCGCAGGAGAAATTCGGATTCTTGTTGGATGCGTTCACCTTTGGCGCTCCGCCGCACGGTGGAATCGCTTTCGGGTGGGACCGGATCGTCCAACTGCTGTCGAAAGCGGACTCGATCCGCGAGGTGATTGCGTTCCCGAAGTCGGGCGGCGGTGTCGACCCGTTGACCGATGCGCCGGCCCCGATCACCGCCCAGCAGCGCAAGGAGTCGGGGATCGACGTCAAGCCCGAGGCTGCGTCCGCGAAATAG
- a CDS encoding transglycosylase family protein — MTLLVNPTTGVAYADGMNWDAVAQCESGGNWHANTGNGFYGGLQFKPATWAANGGVGDPAMASREQQIAVANRVLATQGPGAWPKCGGNGQLFPIQIVNIFMHPVYGTIQTLWSMVPH, encoded by the coding sequence ATGACGCTCCTGGTCAACCCGACCACCGGCGTGGCCTACGCGGACGGCATGAACTGGGATGCTGTGGCGCAGTGTGAATCGGGCGGTAACTGGCACGCCAACACCGGCAACGGATTCTATGGCGGACTGCAGTTCAAGCCCGCTACCTGGGCAGCGAACGGTGGGGTCGGCGACCCTGCGATGGCCTCGCGCGAGCAACAGATCGCCGTGGCGAATCGCGTTCTCGCCACCCAGGGACCCGGAGCGTGGCCCAAGTGCGGCGGCAATGGTCAGCTGTTCCCGATCCAGATCGTCAACATCTTCATGCACCCGGTGTACGGCACGATCCAGACGCTGTGGTCGATGGTTCCGCACTGA
- a CDS encoding MmcQ/YjbR family DNA-binding protein — MATWDDVANVVGELPLTEERSPREWRVGKKLIAWERPLRPSDREALAALGVDPPEGDILGVRVADEGVKFALIAHEPHRYFTTPHFDGYPAVLVRLAAIDEHGLRELIVDAWLRQAPKKLVEEFLGGRR; from the coding sequence ATGGCCACCTGGGACGACGTCGCCAACGTCGTCGGCGAACTGCCACTCACCGAGGAGCGATCGCCTCGGGAGTGGCGGGTGGGTAAGAAGCTGATCGCGTGGGAACGCCCGCTGCGCCCATCCGACCGTGAGGCGTTGGCGGCCCTCGGCGTCGACCCGCCGGAGGGCGACATCCTCGGGGTCCGGGTGGCCGACGAGGGAGTCAAATTCGCGCTGATCGCCCACGAACCGCACCGGTACTTCACCACCCCGCACTTCGACGGCTATCCCGCCGTGCTCGTTCGTCTCGCGGCGATCGACGAGCACGGACTGCGTGAGCTGATTGTTGATGCGTGGCTTCGGCAGGCCCCAAAAAAGCTGGTAGAGGAGTTTTTGGGCGGGAGACGCTGA
- a CDS encoding transglutaminase family protein, whose translation MPGAGARYRITHRTEYRYSDVVTSSYGRGFLTPRNLARQRCLSHELHISPTPADSSTSLDTYGNISSYFHVTEPHQTLTVTSESLVEVYPSPPQRWGGGPALAPWELARPVGIRGALATEFALDLNPPEITDEVREYAAPSFVPERPLSDVLRDLTTRIYTDFTYRSGSTTVSTGVNEVLKAREGVCQDFARLAIACLRANGLAASYVSGYLATNPPPGKERMIGIDATHAWAAVWTPQPPGQFEWLGLDPTNDQMVDERYVIVGRGRDYADVPPLRGIIYTNSETSQIDVAVDVVPFEGGELYA comes from the coding sequence CTGCCAGGCGCCGGCGCGCGATACCGCATCACCCATCGCACCGAGTACCGCTACTCCGATGTGGTGACGAGTTCGTACGGCCGCGGATTCCTGACTCCGCGAAACCTTGCGCGGCAGCGGTGTCTGTCCCACGAACTGCATATCTCACCGACACCGGCGGACAGCTCGACGAGTCTGGACACCTACGGCAACATCAGCTCGTACTTTCACGTCACCGAGCCGCACCAGACGCTGACGGTCACCAGCGAGTCGCTCGTCGAGGTCTATCCGTCACCGCCGCAGCGGTGGGGCGGCGGACCTGCTTTGGCGCCGTGGGAGCTTGCCCGCCCGGTGGGTATCCGGGGCGCACTGGCTACCGAGTTCGCTCTCGACCTGAATCCACCCGAAATCACCGACGAGGTCCGTGAATACGCGGCGCCGAGCTTTGTGCCCGAGCGGCCGTTGTCCGACGTGCTGCGTGACCTCACCACCCGGATCTACACCGACTTCACCTACCGCTCCGGTTCGACCACGGTATCGACCGGAGTCAACGAGGTTCTGAAAGCGCGCGAGGGGGTATGTCAGGACTTCGCGCGGCTCGCGATCGCCTGCTTGCGCGCCAACGGTTTGGCTGCCAGCTACGTGTCCGGATATCTGGCTACCAACCCGCCGCCAGGGAAGGAACGCATGATCGGCATCGACGCGACGCACGCCTGGGCCGCGGTGTGGACGCCGCAGCCGCCCGGCCAATTCGAATGGCTCGGACTAGATCCCACCAATGACCAGATGGTCGACGAGAGATACGTGATTGTCGGCCGCGGTCGTGACTATGCCGACGTGCCCCCGCTGCGCGGCATCATTTACACCAACTCCGAGACCAGCCAGATCGACGTCGCGGTCGACGTCGTGCCATTTGAAGGCGGCGAGCTCTATGCGTGA